In one Umezawaea sp. Da 62-37 genomic region, the following are encoded:
- a CDS encoding TetR/AcrR family transcriptional regulator C-terminal domain-containing protein, translating into MKLDRETIVSEALALLDELGLDAVSTRQLAKRLGVEQPSLYWHFRNKASLLDAMAEAAMLGHATAPLPTPSDDWRDWLVENSHSFRRALLAHRDGARLHAGTTPQGVDFSRALHKFDFLVSAGLPEHDARVAMLTTSHFTVGSVLEEQADAGDDSHEGPRLDRAEAFEAGLALIVEGLVQRAGHLSNRPR; encoded by the coding sequence ATGAAGTTGGACCGCGAGACCATCGTGAGCGAGGCGCTCGCCCTCCTCGACGAACTGGGGCTCGACGCGGTGAGCACCAGGCAGCTGGCGAAACGCCTTGGCGTGGAACAACCTTCGCTCTACTGGCACTTCCGCAACAAGGCGTCGCTGCTCGACGCCATGGCGGAGGCCGCCATGCTCGGCCACGCGACGGCTCCCCTGCCGACGCCGTCGGACGACTGGCGCGACTGGCTCGTGGAGAACTCGCACAGCTTCCGGCGGGCGCTGCTGGCACATCGCGACGGCGCGCGCCTCCACGCCGGAACCACCCCCCAGGGCGTGGACTTCTCGCGCGCCCTCCACAAGTTCGACTTCCTGGTCTCCGCGGGGCTGCCCGAACACGACGCGCGGGTCGCGATGCTCACCACCAGCCACTTCACCGTCGGCAGCGTGCTGGAGGAGCAGGCGGACGCCGGGGACGACAGCCACGAGGGGCCCCGCCTGGACCGGGCGGAGGCGTTCGAAGCGGGACTCGCGCTGATCGTCGAAGGTCTTGTCCAGCGCGCCGGCCACCTCTCGAACCGACCCCGCTGA
- a CDS encoding SMP-30/gluconolactonase/LRE family protein encodes MTTLLRRATLGAGALTTAAVLAASSLLPAVAADRGYHGGSGTPTRVDLPAGFPPESIAIEHGIAYLGSRADGDIYALDLATGRGEVISQGPGTQSLGLAIDSRAHRLYVAGGVAGDARVVDLRTGAVLASYQLVPKGTPAFINDVLLAERGAVFTDSVHDVLYRLQDGRVERVPLSGEWVETPEYNANGITTTPDGRALLVVNSTTGELFRVEHDGRAAKVDLGGRTFTHPDGLFREGRTLYAVQNAANAVAVVHLDRSGTSGSVVKTLTSEGFDVPTATARSNDWLYVTNARFQVPVSSTTEYWLTALRVGARSS; translated from the coding sequence TTGACGACACTGCTCCGCCGCGCCACGCTCGGCGCCGGCGCCCTCACGACGGCTGCCGTGCTCGCGGCCTCCTCGCTCCTCCCCGCCGTGGCGGCCGATCGCGGGTACCACGGCGGCAGTGGGACCCCCACCCGCGTGGACCTGCCCGCCGGCTTCCCGCCCGAGTCCATCGCGATCGAGCACGGGATCGCGTACCTCGGGTCCCGTGCCGACGGCGACATCTACGCGCTCGACCTCGCGACCGGCCGGGGAGAGGTGATCAGCCAGGGGCCGGGGACGCAGTCGCTCGGGTTGGCGATCGACAGCCGCGCGCACCGGTTGTACGTCGCGGGCGGGGTGGCGGGCGACGCGCGGGTGGTCGACCTGCGCACCGGCGCGGTGCTGGCCTCCTACCAGCTGGTCCCGAAGGGCACGCCCGCGTTCATCAACGACGTGCTGCTGGCCGAGCGCGGGGCGGTGTTCACCGACTCGGTCCACGACGTCCTGTACCGGCTCCAGGACGGGCGGGTCGAACGGGTGCCGCTGAGCGGCGAGTGGGTGGAGACGCCGGAGTACAACGCCAACGGCATCACGACCACCCCCGACGGCCGGGCCCTGCTGGTCGTGAACTCCACCACCGGCGAGCTCTTCCGCGTCGAGCACGACGGCCGGGCGGCCAAGGTCGACCTCGGGGGCCGGACCTTCACCCACCCCGACGGCCTGTTCCGCGAAGGCCGCACCCTCTACGCCGTGCAGAACGCCGCCAACGCGGTCGCCGTCGTCCACCTCGACCGGTCCGGCACCAGCGGCTCGGTCGTGAAAACCCTCACCTCGGAAGGATTCGACGTGCCCACCGCGACCGCCCGCTCCAACGACTGGCTCTACGTCACCAACGCCCGGTTCCAGGTGCCGGTGTCGTCCACCACCGAGTACTGGCTGACCGCGCTCCGCGTCGGCGCGCGGTCGTCCTGA
- a CDS encoding FAD-dependent monooxygenase, producing the protein MDATSRSSLKVLVCGGGIAGQAVAYWLGRGGHEVVVVERFPALRATGAQVDLRGQGIEAIERMGLLDAVKDELVHEPGVAFVDARGRRWGAVMANTSGKGRQTLTSEYEIMRGDLVRVLHNATKDDARFVFGVEVESFEQDEDRVVARFSDGTSDEFDVLIGADGQGSRVRRDLLPAGGPDPYRPVGIHMAYWFVPRDATDSDLRETYNPPGRRMIMRRSHNATETQVYFAMWDESEEAAAIHRRPVDEQKRFWADRFRDAGWQAGRFLAGMEEAGFFYSQEVTQVRIPTWSEGRVALVGDAGYCSSPYSGMGTSAALVGAYVLAGEINRNPGSIPTAFANYRATLQPFVDNIQARVNPKILRFGFPEGRLGINALLTLGAVGSFLRLPELAARFAKEDRGGDWPLPDYSDLRVGRTG; encoded by the coding sequence ATGGACGCGACATCCAGGTCTTCGTTGAAGGTCCTCGTCTGCGGCGGCGGCATCGCCGGACAGGCGGTGGCCTACTGGCTCGGACGAGGTGGTCACGAGGTCGTGGTGGTGGAGCGCTTCCCGGCGCTGCGCGCGACCGGGGCGCAGGTCGACCTGCGCGGGCAGGGCATCGAGGCGATCGAACGCATGGGTCTGCTCGACGCCGTGAAGGACGAACTCGTGCACGAGCCGGGCGTGGCGTTCGTGGACGCGCGGGGCAGGAGGTGGGGCGCCGTCATGGCGAACACCTCGGGGAAGGGCCGGCAGACCCTGACGTCCGAGTACGAGATCATGCGCGGGGACCTGGTGCGCGTCCTCCACAACGCGACGAAGGACGACGCCCGGTTCGTCTTCGGGGTCGAGGTCGAGAGCTTCGAGCAGGACGAGGACCGGGTGGTCGCGCGCTTCTCCGACGGGACCTCCGACGAGTTCGACGTCCTGATCGGAGCGGACGGCCAGGGGTCGCGCGTCCGCCGGGACCTCCTGCCCGCCGGCGGCCCCGACCCGTACCGGCCCGTGGGGATCCACATGGCGTACTGGTTCGTTCCGCGCGACGCGACCGACAGCGACCTCAGGGAGACCTACAACCCGCCCGGCCGCCGCATGATCATGCGGCGGAGCCACAACGCCACCGAGACCCAGGTCTACTTCGCGATGTGGGACGAGTCCGAGGAGGCCGCCGCGATCCACCGCCGACCGGTCGACGAGCAGAAGCGCTTCTGGGCCGACAGGTTCCGCGACGCCGGGTGGCAGGCCGGGAGGTTCCTCGCGGGTATGGAGGAGGCCGGGTTCTTCTACTCCCAGGAGGTCACCCAGGTCCGGATCCCGACCTGGTCCGAAGGGCGCGTCGCCCTCGTCGGGGACGCCGGCTACTGCTCGTCGCCCTACAGCGGCATGGGGACGTCCGCGGCACTGGTCGGCGCCTACGTCCTGGCGGGCGAGATCAACCGGAACCCCGGCAGCATCCCGACGGCGTTCGCGAACTACCGGGCGACGCTCCAGCCCTTCGTCGACAACATCCAGGCCAGGGTCAACCCGAAGATCCTGCGATTCGGGTTCCCGGAGGGCAGGCTCGGGATCAACGCCCTGCTGACCCTGGGCGCGGTGGGCAGCTTCCTCCGACTCCCCGAACTCGCGGCCCGGTTCGCGAAGGAGGACCGCGGCGGGGACTGGCCGTTGCCGGACTACTCGGACCTGCGGGTAGGCCGGACCGGGTAG
- a CDS encoding glycosyltransferase: protein MRVALLTTTQHGHLNPYIPVVNALRAAGSEVDLLLLSADGGVLDEQRRQALGEARVHEVGQVEMAPWSGDPAKIGPMLESSPVADRTADALRELAPDFVLVDSLPVTASAIVGAHASGVPYGMIWANLGGVCPSEHRRGRWSYDEQVGDYLTGHGVLWSTRTHSARSPILNLMPSIPALVGDDAVTDDGVRLVGLPGAAGARGDEVAFAGLDRIDPDRPVVLVSFGTIFYRRPDLLRTVITGAVATGAQVIAAVGDLAEELALPAEVLTAPYLPQREVLERADVFITHGGYNSVAESIRAATPMLVIPLAVDQPVQAHFVTSAGFGTALEPAGATEQAVADAVTDLLDPAKDYRARLRAAQPECGDSAARTAELVISTVDSLRRKVEQ, encoded by the coding sequence ATGCGCGTCGCCCTCCTCACCACGACCCAGCACGGTCATCTGAACCCGTACATCCCGGTGGTCAACGCGCTCCGAGCTGCCGGCAGCGAGGTCGACCTGCTGCTGTTGTCCGCGGACGGCGGCGTGCTCGACGAGCAGCGTCGTCAAGCCCTGGGCGAGGCGCGGGTCCACGAGGTCGGGCAGGTCGAGATGGCGCCGTGGAGCGGCGACCCGGCGAAGATCGGTCCGATGCTCGAATCGTCGCCGGTGGCGGACCGGACGGCCGACGCGCTCCGTGAGTTGGCGCCGGACTTCGTGCTCGTCGATTCGCTGCCGGTCACGGCGTCGGCCATCGTCGGCGCACACGCGTCCGGTGTGCCGTACGGGATGATCTGGGCCAACCTGGGCGGCGTGTGCCCGAGCGAGCACCGACGAGGTCGCTGGTCGTACGACGAGCAGGTCGGCGACTACCTGACCGGGCACGGTGTGCTGTGGTCGACCCGAACCCATTCGGCGCGTTCGCCGATCCTCAACCTGATGCCGTCGATTCCCGCTCTCGTCGGGGACGACGCGGTCACCGACGACGGCGTGCGGCTGGTCGGGTTGCCGGGTGCGGCGGGGGCCCGCGGTGACGAGGTCGCCTTCGCGGGCCTGGATCGGATCGACCCCGACCGGCCCGTCGTGCTCGTCTCCTTCGGCACGATCTTCTACCGGCGACCGGACCTGCTGCGCACGGTGATCACCGGGGCGGTGGCGACCGGTGCGCAGGTGATCGCCGCGGTGGGGGACCTCGCCGAAGAACTCGCGCTGCCCGCCGAAGTGCTCACCGCCCCTTACCTCCCGCAACGCGAGGTGCTCGAGCGCGCCGACGTGTTCATCACCCATGGCGGGTACAACTCGGTCGCGGAGTCGATCCGGGCGGCGACACCGATGCTGGTGATCCCGCTGGCCGTGGACCAGCCCGTGCAGGCGCACTTCGTGACCAGCGCGGGTTTCGGGACGGCGCTGGAGCCCGCGGGCGCCACCGAGCAGGCGGTCGCCGACGCCGTCACCGATCTGCTCGACCCCGCCAAGGACTACCGGGCCCGGTTGCGCGCCGCGCAGCCGGAGTGCGGCGATTCCGCCGCGCGCACGGCGGAGCTGGTCATCAGCACGGTCGACTCGCTACGACGAAAGGTGGAGCAGTGA
- a CDS encoding ribonuclease activity regulator RraA yields MVESHDIARPPAELSAALAAIGSATASAELSRMGIRSAFIRGPVSATPGVCVAGPALTLQFLPKREDLYPVDEYAEPEKQLHRHVMYHAQPGDMIVVDARGDMSSGVFGEMMLTYFKGRGGAGVVVDGCLRDIGEAKKLGLGLWIRGATPNFHAQTDIVPAAVNVPVACGGTLVEPGDIVVADDDGAVVVPIKLAPALLAAAQEHAEWEEFSRIRLAEGGDLRLYYPLSDAARPEYERWRAGQGPS; encoded by the coding sequence GTGGTCGAGTCGCACGACATCGCCCGCCCGCCCGCCGAACTCAGCGCGGCCCTCGCGGCCATCGGCAGCGCGACGGCCAGCGCCGAGCTCAGCCGCATGGGCATCCGCAGCGCGTTCATCCGCGGCCCGGTTTCGGCGACCCCCGGCGTGTGCGTGGCGGGCCCGGCGCTGACGCTGCAGTTCCTGCCGAAGCGGGAGGACCTCTACCCCGTCGACGAGTACGCCGAGCCGGAGAAGCAGCTGCACCGGCACGTCATGTACCACGCCCAGCCCGGCGACATGATCGTCGTCGACGCGCGCGGTGACATGAGCAGCGGCGTGTTCGGCGAGATGATGCTGACCTACTTCAAGGGTCGCGGTGGCGCCGGTGTGGTGGTCGACGGGTGCCTGCGCGACATCGGCGAGGCCAAGAAGCTCGGTCTCGGGCTGTGGATCCGTGGTGCAACGCCGAACTTCCACGCCCAGACCGACATCGTCCCGGCCGCCGTCAACGTGCCGGTGGCGTGCGGCGGCACGCTCGTCGAGCCGGGCGACATCGTCGTCGCCGACGACGACGGGGCGGTCGTGGTGCCGATCAAGCTCGCGCCCGCCCTGCTGGCCGCCGCCCAGGAGCACGCGGAGTGGGAGGAGTTCTCCCGGATCCGGCTGGCCGAGGGCGGCGACCTGCGGCTGTACTACCCGTTGTCGGACGCGGCCCGGCCCGAGTACGAGCGGTGGCGTGCCGGGCAGGGCCCGTCCTGA
- a CDS encoding tetratricopeptide repeat protein encodes MFTTTPAAWTLLRAIQLAADWGLTEQAWELAIAAVPYYDHRSLYQDWNRSHHIALEAISGAGNTRGAAALLQGLGQVHIYLDEMDEAQQDLNRCLELYREVGDRRGEGLALASLATVHRVRGDLDMALTRDKDALVHLVAAGHRQGEAQIRTAIGIIGFEQGADDAGRWIEDGLRIARRLGDRHRQAVILRTFSRYHQGTGDTPAALRDLIEALTIFNEISDERCGAYTDQRLGVIYAELGDRVRADSALQRAAHVFRLNGDRSNEAACWQRLGELESQLDDTAAARLHLGLAVELWRAIDLPERAESVQAALDAVTGRPKPGPE; translated from the coding sequence TTGTTCACGACGACACCTGCGGCGTGGACGCTGCTGCGCGCGATCCAGCTCGCGGCGGACTGGGGTCTGACCGAGCAGGCCTGGGAGCTGGCGATCGCCGCGGTGCCCTACTACGACCACCGCAGCCTCTACCAGGACTGGAACCGCAGCCACCACATCGCGCTGGAGGCCATCAGCGGAGCCGGCAACACCCGCGGTGCGGCGGCTCTGCTGCAAGGGCTCGGCCAGGTGCACATCTACCTCGACGAGATGGACGAAGCCCAGCAGGACCTGAACCGGTGCCTTGAGCTGTACCGGGAGGTCGGCGATCGCCGGGGCGAAGGACTCGCGTTGGCGAGCCTGGCCACTGTGCACCGCGTCCGCGGCGACCTCGACATGGCGCTGACGAGGGACAAGGACGCGCTCGTCCACCTGGTGGCCGCCGGGCACCGGCAGGGGGAAGCGCAGATCCGCACCGCGATCGGCATCATCGGTTTCGAACAGGGCGCGGACGACGCCGGTCGGTGGATCGAGGACGGCCTGCGGATCGCCCGCCGACTCGGCGACCGGCACCGGCAGGCGGTGATCCTCCGCACGTTCAGCCGCTACCACCAGGGAACCGGCGACACACCCGCAGCCCTGCGCGACCTCATCGAGGCGCTGACGATCTTCAACGAGATCAGCGACGAGCGCTGCGGCGCCTACACCGATCAACGGCTCGGTGTGATCTACGCGGAACTAGGTGACCGCGTACGGGCGGATTCGGCCCTCCAGCGCGCGGCGCACGTCTTCCGGCTCAACGGCGACCGCAGCAACGAGGCCGCGTGCTGGCAACGGCTCGGCGAGTTGGAAAGCCAACTTGACGACACCGCCGCGGCCCGGCTCCACCTGGGCTTGGCGGTCGAGTTGTGGCGGGCCATCGACTTGCCCGAGCGCGCCGAGAGCGTGCAGGCCGCACTCGACGCGGTGACCGGCAGACCGAAGCCCGGCCCGGAGTGA